The Deltaproteobacteria bacterium genomic sequence CAAGGCGCCGAGACGCGCCAGGCGCTGCGAAAGACCGACACCGAGGCCGACCACCACCGCGAGGAAGGCCGCGACGAGCGCCAGCCCGGGCAAGGCGCGCCGAAGTCGTCGAGCGGCGTGCAGGGCAAGGTCACCGAGCGCAAGGAGAAGCAGGGCGACGGCCAGCAGCAGCAAGGCGGCGGCGGTCAGCAGCAGCCGGGCGCCTTCCGCTTGCCGCCCGCAGCGCTCATGGCCCCGCCGCCGGTCGCGGTCCCCAAGGGTCAAGGCCAGGTCTCGCGGCTGCGCCAGGTGGCCCAGGAGATCGCCGAGAAGATCGTCCAGGCGGCGCGCGTCGGCACGAACCGCATGGGGTTGCCCGAGTTCCAGATTGAGCTCAAGAGCGACGTGCTCAAGGGACTCAAAGTGAAAGTCTCGGGCCGGCATGGCAGAATCCGGGCGCTGTTTTCCAGCCGGGATCCGCAGGTCCTCAAGCAGCTCCGCGCCGAAGCCGATGGGCTCCGGCAGGCGCTGACAGCCCGAGGGCTCAAGGTCGACGCGCTGGAGATTGAAGAGGAACGCGCCTGAGCTCGCGCCGCGACGACCGCACCACCCTGGGCCCCCCGCCGGCGCCGCGCCGGCCGGGGCAGCCCAACGTGCGCCCCGCCGCGTCCCAGCGAATCGCGCCGGATCGCACGCGCACGCTCGTCGGCAGCGACGCGGACGAGGACGAGCCCACCACCTCGACGGATGGCAACGGGCTCTCCTCGCGTCCAGCTTCGCGGCAGGCGCCGCCGCCCATCCCCTCGCCGCGCCGTAGCCAGGCCCGCGAGCCGGAGTACACGCCCACGCCCTCGGCCGGAAACCGCCGTGGTCAGCCCGAGCCCGAGCCGCAGCGGGTGAGGCTGCCCTCCCAGGCGATGCGCCAGCGGCCGTACACGCGCTTCGCCTGGACGAACCTGCCCAAGGTGCCGTCGTCGGAGGTCACGCTGATGTCGCGGGTGCAGGGCGTGCTCCCCGCGGACCCGCACGCCGCCGCGGCGGCCGTGGCCGAGCGGGTGCAGCAGTTGCTCGAGCACCCCTGCGTCATCAAGCTCACGCATGTGTTCCTCACCAAGCCCGCGGAGCTGCGAAAGCTGGTGCCCGAGCCGAGCTTCCTCGCGCAGCTCGCGCTCGCGCCGCACGTGCCGCGCGGCATCCTCGACGTCGAGCTGGCGTTGGCCCACGCGCTCATCGACCAGCTCCTCGGCGGCGCAGCGGGCGAGGCGGTGGTGCTGCGGCCGCTCACCGACATCGAAGAGGGCGTGCTCAGCTACATGATGCTCGAGGGCTTCAAGGCCCTGGCGCCGTCGATGGATCCCGAGCGCCCCAAGCTGCGCGTGGAGAGCGCGCTGCGCGGCGTGGACGAGGCGCTGGCCCTGCTCGATCCCGAGGACCCGCTGGTGGTGCTGCAGTACGTGTTCA encodes the following:
- a CDS encoding flagellar hook-length control protein FliK; amino-acid sequence: MRIDDDSAERAQQEARAQDRKLQEQAQKRKVDEATAFDKAMQGKQTSAQVQKSFAQAQKQEAKSAIQSLLQAQKDTTAEGKMEGRLEHAEVESLADDAHHTEQATDQQKLQRGAAGRKDVDRKTGRMVESGRGEDQHVQGGMTERAQASQQGAETRQALRKTDTEADHHREEGRDERQPGQGAPKSSSGVQGKVTERKEKQGDGQQQQGGGGQQQPGAFRLPPAALMAPPPVAVPKGQGQVSRLRQVAQEIAEKIVQAARVGTNRMGLPEFQIELKSDVLKGLKVKVSGRHGRIRALFSSRDPQVLKQLRAEADGLRQALTARGLKVDALEIEEERA
- the sctQ gene encoding type III secretion system cytoplasmic ring protein SctQ is translated as MRPAASQRIAPDRTRTLVGSDADEDEPTTSTDGNGLSSRPASRQAPPPIPSPRRSQAREPEYTPTPSAGNRRGQPEPEPQRVRLPSQAMRQRPYTRFAWTNLPKVPSSEVTLMSRVQGVLPADPHAAAAAVAERVQQLLEHPCVIKLTHVFLTKPAELRKLVPEPSFLAQLALAPHVPRGILDVELALAHALIDQLLGGAAGEAVVLRPLTDIEEGVLSYMMLEGFKALAPSMDPERPKLRVESALRGVDEALALLDPEDPLVVLQYVFSVGEVASGYFRLFLPSAAVDAAQPSPQSADVKLRRQKLFEAHAERLSLVKDTLRAEIAHCELSALDLRGLGPGDVVLVEEPMARPDLGEGGHCKLRVGLGQRGHWKAKLDVGESGLQATLEEVVLGTELPAPQAPAPAEAPSEDPASEFEELPGGRTTETTLPSNPWEANERTNVSSSSGGAESAELLNDIPLHVSVELARVPVTAEEVVALRAGQVVALGRPASSAVELSVNGKIVAQGELVEVDGQLGVKITQLVA